The following nucleotide sequence is from Ahniella affigens.
ATGGTCGTCAACGCCGCCACGCGCGACAAGGATCTGGACTGGCTGGCTCGCCACGCAACCCGCTTCGGCGTCACGCTGACCGAACGCCGCGATCTGGCCATGGTGGCCGTGCAGGGCCCGAATGCCCGCGCCAAAGTCATCGGTCTACTCAGTGAGGGCGTGCGCGCCAAGGTCGAGAAGCTCGGCAAATTTGTCGCTGCTGAGGCCGACGGCCTGTTTATCGCCCGTACCGGTTACACCGGGGAAGACGGCTTCGAGATCATGGTGCCGGAAACCGACGCCGTGACATTCTGGAACCGCCTGCTCGACGCCGGCGTGAAGCCCGCGGGCCTGGGCGCCCGCGACACCCTGCGCCTCGAAGCCGGCATGAACCTGTACGGTCAGGATATGGACGAGACGGTATCGCCATTCGAAGCCGCGCTCGCCTGGACGGTCAGCCTGGAACCCGCGACGCGGGCGTTCATCGGGCGCGACGCGTTGGCGGAACAGAAGGCCGCCGGCGTGCCACGCGAGATGATCGGCCTGGTCCTCGACGATAAGGGCGTGATGCGCCACGGCCAGAAGGTGCTGACCTCGGCCGGTGACGGCGAAGTCCTCAGTGGCACCTTTTCGCCGACACTTGGCAAATCCATCGCATTAGCTCGTGTACCCGCGGGTGCCGGCGACGACCTGAAGGTCGACATCCGCGGCAAGGCGGTGCCAGTCCGCAAGGTCAAGTTTCCGTTTGTCCGCGACGGCCAGCCTCAACCCGGAATTTGATGCACCGGCTACGCCGCAACGGCTCGAACGCACTATCATTACCCCATCTGTCCCAACCCTCTAGAAGGCCAAGATCATGAGTGAGATCCCTGGTGACCTGAAGTTTCTGAAATCCCATGAATGGGCCCGGCTGGAAGACAGCGGCAACGTCACGGTCGGCATTTCCGACCACGCGCAGCGTGCCCTCGGTGACCTGGTCTATGTCGAATTGCCGGCCGT
It contains:
- the gcvT gene encoding glycine cleavage system aminomethyltransferase GcvT is translated as MLKKTALHPAHLAAQAKMVDFGGWDMPLNYGSQLEEHHLVRRDAGMFDVSHMTVVDLHGDRVRAFLSELLANDVAKLKVSGKALYSCMLTEQGGVIDDLIVYYLTESFFRMVVNAATRDKDLDWLARHATRFGVTLTERRDLAMVAVQGPNARAKVIGLLSEGVRAKVEKLGKFVAAEADGLFIARTGYTGEDGFEIMVPETDAVTFWNRLLDAGVKPAGLGARDTLRLEAGMNLYGQDMDETVSPFEAALAWTVSLEPATRAFIGRDALAEQKAAGVPREMIGLVLDDKGVMRHGQKVLTSAGDGEVLSGTFSPTLGKSIALARVPAGAGDDLKVDIRGKAVPVRKVKFPFVRDGQPQPGI